The following are encoded in a window of Paenibacillaceae bacterium GAS479 genomic DNA:
- a CDS encoding Polysaccharide biosynthesis protein, producing the protein MDKTILVTGGTGSWGVELVRQLLVKQPKEIRIFSRNESLQVQMQREIGDPRLQFVIGDIRDKSELMMACSDVGEVYHLAALKHVPICEEQPDSALKTNVMGTQNVIDAAIESGVRKVMYVSTDKASNPNSTYGMTKALGEKLILSANARSAGTSFACFRSGNVLGSAGSVIPLFQRQLKDGCDLTVTDPGMTRFFLTLGNAVQILQAAMDNSQGGEVYIPKMGACNIMDLARVMIQYSGRGPVNIRYVGIRPGEKLHETLITETESNYVVDLDERYFVIMPPYSSCDKIVNGGQRSELIRRGYHSDDWKMSHEEIGQLLHQGGFLA; encoded by the coding sequence ATGGATAAAACGATTTTAGTGACCGGCGGTACAGGCTCATGGGGAGTGGAGCTGGTAAGGCAGCTGTTGGTGAAACAACCCAAGGAAATTCGCATTTTCTCTAGAAACGAATCGCTTCAAGTACAGATGCAGCGCGAAATTGGTGACCCTAGGCTGCAATTCGTGATTGGCGATATTCGGGATAAATCGGAATTAATGATGGCTTGCTCCGATGTAGGCGAAGTCTATCATTTGGCGGCACTTAAACATGTCCCAATTTGTGAAGAACAGCCGGATAGCGCACTTAAGACAAACGTAATGGGTACGCAAAATGTGATTGATGCTGCCATCGAAAGCGGCGTACGGAAAGTCATGTATGTATCTACTGACAAAGCTTCTAATCCTAATAGCACCTACGGCATGACTAAAGCGTTGGGTGAAAAGCTTATTTTATCCGCCAATGCAAGGTCGGCTGGAACTTCATTTGCGTGTTTCAGAAGCGGCAATGTGCTGGGTTCCGCCGGAAGCGTCATTCCTTTGTTCCAGCGGCAGCTTAAGGATGGTTGTGATCTTACTGTGACCGATCCCGGAATGACGAGATTTTTCCTAACCTTGGGCAATGCGGTTCAGATATTGCAGGCAGCTATGGACAATAGCCAAGGTGGAGAAGTATATATCCCGAAAATGGGAGCGTGCAATATTATGGATCTAGCTCGGGTGATGATCCAATACTCCGGCAGAGGACCCGTCAATATCCGATATGTGGGTATCCGTCCGGGAGAGAAGCTTCATGAAACGTTGATCACGGAAACGGAAAGTAATTATGTTGTGGATCTAGATGAGCGGTATTTTGTCATCATGCCCCCGTATTCAAGCTGTGACAAGATAGTGAATGGTGGACAACGCAGTGAGCTTATCCGGCGGGGGTATCATTCGGATGATTGGAAGATGTCGCATGAAGAGATCGGACAGTTGCTTCATCAAGGTGGGTTTTTAGCATGA
- a CDS encoding hypothetical protein (manually curated), protein MPNSTISLHLVPGWAKLPEDVSLGFTHGIAVDSQKRVYVFNMSQHAVAVFDCSGHFSHSWGSDFAAGAHGMHLRREEDGQEYLYLTDISRHLIAKYTLDGEEVFTVGVPPLPDIYPTPGHYMPTDIDVAPNGDIYVVDGYGQYTVHRFDRTGRWLQHWGGKEGAEHALNEPHGLSIDTRPEEPIVYVADRRNQRFVAFQLDGTFIEAYGGDFLLPCDLVPFGEDGFILPDLNGRITITDGSFQHSAHTGENPSIWQVPGWPGIPPANWVDGRFISPHGLCVDDDCVFVVEWVPQGRITKWEVRGK, encoded by the coding sequence ATGCCTAATTCAACGATTAGCCTTCATCTCGTGCCGGGCTGGGCGAAGCTTCCGGAAGACGTTTCGCTCGGATTTACGCATGGAATCGCCGTAGATTCTCAAAAGCGAGTATATGTTTTCAACATGAGCCAGCATGCGGTAGCCGTGTTTGATTGTTCGGGACATTTTTCGCATTCATGGGGAAGCGATTTTGCAGCAGGGGCTCACGGTATGCATCTCCGCAGGGAGGAGGATGGCCAAGAGTACTTGTACTTAACCGATATTTCACGCCATCTAATAGCCAAGTACACGCTGGATGGGGAAGAGGTGTTTACGGTAGGCGTCCCGCCGCTTCCCGACATCTACCCGACACCGGGGCATTATATGCCGACGGACATCGATGTTGCCCCCAATGGCGACATCTACGTAGTAGATGGTTACGGACAGTATACGGTTCATCGTTTTGACCGAACGGGTCGTTGGCTGCAGCACTGGGGTGGCAAGGAAGGGGCAGAGCATGCCTTAAACGAGCCCCATGGATTGAGCATCGATACTCGTCCTGAGGAGCCAATAGTATACGTTGCAGACCGACGGAACCAGCGCTTCGTCGCTTTCCAACTGGACGGCACCTTTATTGAAGCTTATGGCGGTGATTTCCTGCTCCCTTGCGACTTGGTTCCCTTTGGTGAAGACGGATTTATCCTACCGGACCTGAACGGCCGAATTACGATTACGGACGGCAGCTTCCAGCATTCCGCGCATACGGGCGAAAACCCCTCCATCTGGCAAGTTCCTGGATGGCCTGGCATTCCCCCGGCGAATTGGGTAGACGGACGTTTCATCTCTCCGCATGGCTTATGTGTAGACGATGACTGTGTGTTTGTTGTTGAATGGGTGCCGCAGGGCCGAATTACGAAGTGGGAAGTAAGAGGAAAGTGA
- a CDS encoding Ectoine hydroxylase-related dioxygenase, phytanoyl-CoA dioxygenase (PhyH) family produces the protein MGTPAAQITDEQVSFYRENGFVKVENMLTDEELEQLREYLEEAMQEDSGRSVKTDKNGGAYYRVLNQKVNTWRDHGGMGKFSFHEKFAKAALDLTGSNEIRFFHDHGLWKMPGDSKPTPWHQDTPYWPVNEAERGMLSIWIALDDVNEQNGCMAFVPKSHKLGKLTGISFLEPQNIFDYVEGGQLDDQKPVVVPLKAGSCTFHNGLTFHYAHANTTDRPRRALAIIYMPDGITYNGKGHIVTEGSNLEKDQPLKGPLFPLLVKRHA, from the coding sequence ATGGGTACCCCTGCAGCGCAGATTACTGATGAACAGGTTTCTTTCTATCGCGAGAATGGATTCGTCAAAGTAGAAAATATGCTTACGGACGAAGAGCTGGAACAGCTTCGGGAGTATCTGGAGGAAGCGATGCAGGAGGATAGCGGCCGTTCTGTAAAGACCGATAAAAATGGCGGCGCTTACTATCGGGTGTTGAATCAGAAGGTGAATACCTGGAGAGACCATGGCGGGATGGGCAAATTCAGCTTTCATGAAAAGTTTGCGAAGGCCGCGCTGGATTTGACCGGGTCCAATGAAATTCGCTTTTTCCATGACCATGGACTTTGGAAAATGCCAGGTGATTCTAAACCAACTCCTTGGCATCAGGATACTCCCTATTGGCCGGTCAATGAGGCCGAGCGGGGCATGCTTTCCATCTGGATTGCCTTGGATGACGTCAATGAGCAAAACGGCTGCATGGCTTTTGTACCCAAGTCGCATAAACTCGGCAAGTTAACCGGAATCAGCTTTTTGGAGCCTCAAAATATATTTGATTATGTGGAAGGCGGGCAATTGGACGACCAAAAACCCGTTGTCGTACCGCTTAAGGCAGGCAGCTGTACGTTTCATAACGGATTAACTTTCCACTATGCACATGCGAATACGACCGACCGTCCAAGACGGGCGTTAGCCATTATTTATATGCCTGATGGGATCACGTATAACGGAAAAGGTCATATCGTTACGGAGGGATCGAATTTGGAGAAGGATCAGCCGTTAAAAGGACCTTTGTTCCCGCTATTGGTGAAGCGCCATGCCTAA
- a CDS encoding AraC-type DNA-binding protein, whose amino-acid sequence MANIYRVDYKTLSPYVRFIHEIVVHPGAHLHERYIYDHEFIFVVSGSGWLRIETNKYPMEPGDLLYIRPHKLNEMYVFENEPMHCFAVHFDYMFLGESTDFSPSVYLGRRQGEIIPDVNWLKARPYAELMDLDIPERMTPSRMHSFHEAFKELVLHFQESRADAHIWLKSSLLRLLGLVHHELTTKEGIRIHNSHADLMLEAVQFMQQNYTQKIDLPMLAARANLSPKYFGSLFKQATGQSVSQYLLGLRIEEAKRMLRLHKFTIKEIADGVGIPDLFYFSKLFKKMEGLSPKKYAESMPPLIHSFSPNPG is encoded by the coding sequence ATGGCCAACATCTATCGAGTCGACTACAAAACGTTATCCCCTTATGTCAGATTTATTCACGAGATCGTCGTTCATCCGGGAGCTCATCTCCACGAACGGTATATTTATGATCATGAGTTCATATTTGTAGTCAGCGGATCAGGCTGGCTTAGAATCGAAACCAATAAGTATCCCATGGAGCCGGGAGATTTGTTGTACATACGCCCGCATAAGCTGAATGAGATGTATGTATTCGAAAATGAGCCGATGCACTGTTTTGCCGTCCACTTCGATTATATGTTTCTTGGCGAATCAACCGATTTCTCCCCTTCCGTCTATTTAGGCCGGAGGCAAGGAGAGATCATTCCGGATGTGAATTGGCTAAAAGCCCGTCCGTATGCTGAATTAATGGATCTGGATATTCCCGAGCGTATGACGCCAAGCCGCATGCATTCGTTTCATGAAGCGTTCAAGGAGTTGGTCTTGCACTTTCAAGAGTCGAGAGCCGATGCTCATATTTGGCTGAAGTCCTCCTTGCTGCGACTGTTAGGGCTTGTTCATCACGAGCTGACCACTAAAGAAGGAATAAGGATTCATAATTCCCATGCCGATTTGATGCTGGAAGCTGTTCAATTTATGCAACAGAATTACACGCAAAAAATCGATTTGCCTATGTTAGCCGCAAGAGCCAATCTTTCTCCTAAATATTTTGGCTCTCTTTTCAAACAAGCGACAGGACAATCCGTATCCCAATATTTGCTCGGTCTGAGAATCGAGGAGGCAAAGCGAATGCTTCGCTTGCATAAATTTACGATCAAAGAAATTGCCGATGGGGTAGGAATCCCCGATTTGTTCTACTTCAGCAAGTTATTCAAAAAGATGGAAGGGCTTTCGCCTAAAAAATATGCAGAGTCAATGCCGCCGCTTATTCATAGCTTCTCTCCGAATCCGGGCTAA